In a single window of the Penaeus monodon isolate SGIC_2016 chromosome 3, NSTDA_Pmon_1, whole genome shotgun sequence genome:
- the LOC119586306 gene encoding uncharacterized protein DDB_G0271670-like — protein SSSSSSSSSSSSSSSSSSSSSSSSSSSSSSSSSSSSSSSSSSSSSSSSSSSSSSSSSSSSSSSSSSSSSSSSSSSSSSSSSSSSPSSSSSSSSSSSSSSSSSSSSFSPSSTSSSSSSSSTSSSSSSSSSSSSSSSSSSSSSSSSSSSSSSSSSSFSSSSSSSSSSSSSSSSSSSSSSSSSMRNVMFMNILFVFDLDAKYSNYAANLISATMQPRTYTAHVRRYPCTR, from the exons tcctcctcctcctcctcctcctcctcctcctcctcctcctcctcctcttcctcctcctcctcctcctcctcctcctcctcctcttcctcctcctcctcctcttcctcctcctcctcctcctcctcctcctcctcctcctcctcttcctcctcctcctcctcctcctcctcctcctcttcctcctcctcttcctcctcctcctcctcctcctcctcctcctcctcctcctcctcctcctcctc ctcctcctccccctcctcctcctcctcctcctcctcctcctcctcctcctcctcctcctcctcctcctcctccttctccccctcctccacctcctcttcctcctcctcctcctccacctcctcttcttcttcctcctcctcctcctcctcctcctcctcctcctcctcctcctcctcctcctcctcctccagttcctcttcct cctcctcctcctcctccttctcctcctcctcctcctcctcctcctcctcctcctcctcctcctcctcctcctcctcctcctcctcctcctcctct ATGCGAAATGTGATGTTTATGAATATTTTGTTCGTGTTTGACTTGGACGCTAAATATAGCAATTATGCAGCGAATCTCATTAGTGCGACCATGCAGCCACGCACCTACACAGCACATGTGCGGAGATACCCGTGCACACGTTGA